From Microscilla marina ATCC 23134, the proteins below share one genomic window:
- a CDS encoding SPFH domain-containing protein, producing MLGIKYIKFDSMTYVIHYTNGKIRKEGRGLSFFYMAMSSSIVAIPMGSSDIPFMFTESTVDFQTISIQGQITYKVTNPKQLAELLDFSVDRRGNYKSNDAEKITQRLTNEAQTATSSFIHGLQLKEAIRSAPDIEKTIIKGIRESETVKMLGIEPLSVNVMAVKATPEMEKALEAKTREALQQEADQATYDRRNFAVEQERKIKESELNTEIAVEEKRKQIVEKQMETKILTEENNRKIQDMQLETDIALEEKRKQLVEMQTTNERKQADTKGYVLDTTLKPYKDLDWRTLLAISGNNSPKLNIALAFRELAENTDKIQNLNISPDLLESLLNDESEEQNY from the coding sequence ATGCTTGGAATAAAATATATCAAGTTTGACTCGATGACCTACGTGATCCATTATACCAATGGTAAAATAAGAAAAGAGGGGAGAGGGCTATCGTTCTTCTATATGGCAATGAGCTCTTCTATAGTGGCTATTCCTATGGGCAGTAGCGATATTCCGTTTATGTTTACAGAATCTACTGTCGACTTTCAAACGATTTCTATTCAGGGGCAAATCACTTATAAAGTAACCAACCCCAAGCAATTGGCAGAGTTACTGGACTTTAGTGTAGACCGCCGGGGCAATTATAAAAGCAACGATGCCGAAAAAATTACTCAACGACTCACCAACGAAGCACAAACTGCTACTTCTTCTTTTATTCACGGGCTACAGCTCAAAGAAGCCATTCGGAGCGCACCTGATATTGAGAAAACTATAATCAAAGGTATTAGAGAATCGGAAACGGTAAAAATGCTGGGTATTGAGCCGTTGAGTGTGAATGTAATGGCAGTAAAAGCCACCCCCGAAATGGAAAAGGCGCTGGAAGCCAAAACCCGGGAGGCTTTGCAGCAAGAGGCTGATCAGGCAACTTATGATCGTCGTAACTTTGCCGTAGAACAAGAGCGAAAAATCAAAGAAAGTGAACTGAATACGGAGATTGCGGTAGAAGAAAAACGCAAACAGATTGTAGAGAAGCAAATGGAAACCAAGATTTTGACGGAGGAGAATAACCGCAAAATTCAAGACATGCAGCTGGAAACCGACATTGCCCTGGAAGAAAAACGCAAGCAATTGGTAGAAATGCAAACAACCAATGAACGCAAACAGGCAGACACCAAAGGTTATGTATTAGATACTACCCTAAAACCTTATAAAGACCTTGACTGGCGTACTTTGCTGGCAATTAGTGGCAACAATAGCCCAAAGCTCAACATTGCCCTGGCGTTTAGAGAGCTTGCCGAAAACACAGATAAAATTCAAAACCTGAATATTTCGCCCGATTTATTAGAGTCTTTGCTCAACGATGAATCTGAAGAGCAAAACTATTGA
- a CDS encoding diacylglycerol kinase catalytic domain-containing protein: protein MKKVDQGKIVIVRNKTQLEELREQFNTIAQASFFIQQQRNNVQAKSGFLSKKQKKVWSENRARKKEDIGSWEMDDFKREQDNYDATLETVKNRAARFMKIKVLETAYLPSYLFSPSDIVIVVGQDGLVANTAKYARNIPIIAINPEPHRFDGILLPFTLQNFEMALQKAVSGKHQYKEVTMAEALLDDGQSLLAFNDLYIGVNSHISAKYQITYGGSTENQSSSGMIVSTGAGATGWMSSVFNMVKGVNQLFGESPQVTVPSLPWDTNRLLFTVREPFASKTAQAGIVSGFIEEGEELVIESMMPQNGVIFSDGIQSDYLRFNSGSIARIGLASQKAQLVV from the coding sequence ATGAAAAAAGTAGATCAGGGTAAGATTGTTATTGTGCGCAACAAAACCCAGTTGGAAGAACTCCGGGAGCAGTTTAACACCATTGCTCAAGCAAGTTTTTTTATTCAGCAACAGCGTAACAATGTGCAGGCAAAATCAGGGTTTTTGTCTAAAAAGCAAAAGAAAGTATGGTCAGAAAACCGTGCCCGTAAAAAAGAAGACATTGGATCGTGGGAAATGGACGATTTTAAGCGAGAGCAAGACAATTACGATGCTACGCTCGAAACTGTAAAAAATCGCGCTGCCAGGTTTATGAAAATCAAAGTGCTTGAAACAGCGTATTTGCCTTCTTACTTGTTTTCGCCCAGCGACATTGTCATTGTGGTAGGACAAGATGGCTTAGTAGCCAATACTGCCAAGTATGCCCGCAATATTCCCATTATCGCCATTAATCCTGAACCCCACCGTTTTGACGGAATATTGTTGCCTTTTACCTTACAAAATTTTGAGATGGCATTGCAAAAAGCAGTATCGGGCAAGCACCAATACAAAGAGGTAACAATGGCTGAAGCACTGCTCGATGATGGGCAAAGTTTGTTGGCTTTCAATGACTTATACATTGGCGTAAACTCTCACATATCTGCCAAATATCAAATCACTTATGGAGGATCTACCGAAAACCAATCGTCAAGCGGAATGATTGTGTCTACTGGTGCTGGGGCTACCGGCTGGATGAGTTCGGTGTTTAATATGGTCAAAGGTGTTAACCAGCTTTTTGGCGAAAGCCCGCAAGTGACGGTACCTTCATTGCCGTGGGACACCAACCGACTTTTATTTACTGTGAGAGAGCCCTTTGCCAGCAAAACCGCGCAGGCAGGCATTGTGTCAGGGTTTATAGAAGAAGGTGAAGAGTTGGTGATAGAGTCTATGATGCCCCAAAATGGCGTGATTTTTAGCGATGGTATCCAGTCTGATTATTTACGGTTTAATTCTGGCAGCATCGCCCGTATTGGGCTTGCCAGCCAAAAGGCTCAATTGGTGGTTTAG
- a CDS encoding substrate-binding periplasmic protein: MFYNLQIKIWVLVLTALAYTPRLKAQTQLVGDTWAKVNQSKSGTIVLTYIDTPGLVYRDANGKLTGVCIDIVQQFVKYLKTTRGVKQLSIRVKGRSDHFPIFLRNVKQGKGGVFGLGNITITPKRRKQFKFTPAFIYNVSVLMTHHKVPTLGNLKNMRRDFAHMKAYTLRSSTNAKTIERFKQLYHPNLRIIYLSSSVEVLRKVASDPRSFTSLDFNYYASALQRGLPIKRHSVGDQKGGEEFGMIMPPTSDWQGVWNQFLSRFVRTTAYKKILVKHLGSGAYRLLNVSK, translated from the coding sequence ATGTTTTATAATTTACAGATAAAAATATGGGTACTTGTACTGACTGCATTGGCATACACCCCCCGGCTAAAAGCCCAAACTCAGCTTGTGGGCGATACCTGGGCTAAGGTAAACCAAAGCAAGTCGGGCACTATAGTGCTTACCTATATAGATACTCCTGGGTTGGTATACCGCGATGCGAACGGAAAACTTACTGGAGTTTGTATAGACATCGTACAACAATTTGTAAAATACCTCAAAACTACCAGAGGAGTCAAGCAGTTGAGTATTAGAGTGAAAGGACGCAGTGACCACTTTCCTATTTTTTTACGTAATGTAAAACAAGGCAAAGGAGGAGTGTTTGGTTTGGGTAACATTACGATTACCCCTAAGCGCCGAAAACAGTTTAAGTTTACTCCTGCATTTATTTACAATGTGTCGGTGTTGATGACCCACCACAAAGTGCCTACTTTGGGCAACTTGAAAAACATGCGACGTGACTTCGCCCATATGAAAGCCTACACATTGCGCTCCTCTACCAACGCCAAAACCATTGAACGGTTCAAGCAACTTTATCACCCCAACCTGCGGATTATTTATTTATCCTCTAGTGTAGAGGTACTCAGAAAAGTCGCTAGTGACCCTCGCTCGTTTACCTCACTTGACTTTAACTATTATGCCTCGGCTTTGCAGCGAGGTTTGCCCATCAAAAGACACTCGGTAGGTGACCAAAAAGGAGGGGAAGAATTTGGAATGATTATGCCTCCCACTAGTGACTGGCAGGGCGTTTGGAATCAATTCTTAAGTAGGTTTGTACGTACTACGGCTTATAAAAAAATCTTGGTTAAGCACTTAGGTTCAGGGGCTTATCGCTTACTTAACGTATCAAAATAG
- a CDS encoding shikimate kinase, translated as MLIFLIGMPGSGKSSVGKQLASEWQIPFVDMDELIEQKAQKSIPTIFEQDGEAHFRRLEQAVLHEIIAQPPTTQVIATGGGAPCFFDNMDRINRAGTSVFIDTPLYTIAQRMTNKSQDRPLYQQADYDAMYQKLVHTFGQRKQFYWQANIFLSATELSVPS; from the coding sequence ATGCTAATTTTTTTGATAGGAATGCCCGGTTCAGGCAAATCCTCGGTGGGCAAACAACTCGCCAGCGAATGGCAAATTCCATTTGTAGATATGGATGAGCTGATAGAACAAAAAGCGCAAAAAAGCATTCCCACTATTTTTGAACAAGATGGTGAAGCACATTTTCGTCGCCTTGAACAAGCCGTTTTGCACGAAATAATTGCTCAACCACCCACTACCCAAGTAATCGCTACAGGTGGAGGCGCTCCTTGTTTTTTCGACAATATGGACAGAATAAACCGGGCGGGTACCAGTGTATTTATCGACACTCCTTTGTACACTATAGCCCAACGAATGACCAACAAAAGTCAGGATCGCCCACTGTACCAACAAGCAGACTACGACGCTATGTACCAAAAGCTTGTCCATACTTTTGGGCAACGAAAGCAATTTTACTGGCAAGCCAATATATTTTTAAGCGCAACAGAGTTGTCCGTACCTTCTTAG
- the cdaA gene encoding diadenylate cyclase CdaA encodes MIFLISIGFLDMNFADILDILLVSFIMYQLYNLVKGSVASRILLGGLAVYALYLMVSAAGMELLSTILGQFMGVGVLVIIILFQQEIRKFLLVIGKATPFGRYSFIKSFWSRTSSSENTFKINAVVEAAQEMSASLTGALVVFSRSSELKFYAESGDEIDAIVSKRLLISIFQKFSPLHDGAVIISMDGRVVAARCILPVSENDSLPASLGLRHRAAIGLTEIADAVVVVVSEETGQMSIVRNGKIYRNLDPKAMTQRLTLLLNEDNSNKKEGKTEVKPDEMPQPDNNASNQSLEG; translated from the coding sequence ATGATATTTCTTATTTCCATAGGTTTTCTGGACATGAACTTTGCCGACATTTTAGACATTTTGTTGGTGAGTTTTATCATGTATCAGTTATATAATTTGGTAAAGGGAAGTGTTGCTTCGCGTATTTTGTTGGGAGGACTGGCAGTATACGCACTTTACCTGATGGTATCTGCCGCCGGAATGGAATTGTTGAGTACTATTTTGGGGCAATTTATGGGTGTAGGGGTGTTGGTCATTATAATCTTGTTTCAACAAGAAATACGTAAGTTTTTGCTGGTAATAGGCAAGGCTACCCCTTTTGGCAGGTATAGTTTTATCAAAAGCTTCTGGAGCAGAACCTCTTCGTCAGAAAATACCTTTAAGATAAACGCGGTGGTAGAAGCCGCACAAGAAATGTCCGCATCGCTTACTGGAGCACTGGTGGTTTTTTCTCGCAGTTCTGAACTAAAGTTTTACGCCGAATCAGGCGACGAAATTGATGCCATTGTATCTAAGCGTTTACTGATTTCTATTTTTCAAAAGTTTAGCCCTTTACACGACGGGGCTGTTATCATAAGCATGGATGGTAGGGTGGTAGCCGCCCGTTGTATCTTGCCTGTGTCAGAAAACGATTCGCTGCCTGCCTCGCTGGGTTTGCGCCACCGAGCAGCCATTGGGCTCACCGAAATAGCCGATGCGGTGGTGGTGGTGGTGTCAGAAGAAACCGGGCAAATGTCCATTGTACGCAATGGTAAAATTTACCGAAACCTTGACCCCAAAGCCATGACACAAAGGCTTACTTTGCTGCTTAACGAAGATAACTCTAACAAAAAAGAAGGCAAAACAGAGGTAAAACCAGACGAAATGCCTCAACCTGACAACAACGCCTCTAACCAATCACTTGAAGGGTAA
- the folP gene encoding dihydropteroate synthase: MQAKGTIFYSKKTLCLKGTLMLLNRPIVMGILNVTPDSFYDGGRHQLSDQILSKVSRFLDEGADIIDIGGYSSRPNADDIGTQEEIDRVLPAIELILKNYPHAYLSIDTFRASVASEAVNAGACIINDISGGNLDHQMFDTVARLQVPYILMHMRGTPQTMTTLNEYEHLVSEVLLDLQQKVAKLKQLGVHDVIIDPGFGFAKNIPQNFHLLQHLRMFQTLGLPVLAGISRKSMIYKTLQNSADEALYGTIALHTVALQNGANILRVHDVKAAKDAIAMVEALNRFCLTENE, from the coding sequence ATGCAAGCGAAAGGTACAATATTTTACTCAAAAAAAACACTCTGTCTCAAGGGGACACTCATGTTACTTAACCGCCCAATAGTAATGGGGATTTTAAATGTGACTCCTGACTCGTTTTATGATGGGGGAAGGCATCAGCTCAGTGATCAAATACTTTCTAAAGTCTCCCGTTTTTTGGACGAAGGAGCTGATATCATCGATATTGGAGGATACTCGTCGCGTCCAAACGCTGATGACATTGGAACACAAGAAGAAATCGACCGGGTACTGCCGGCAATTGAACTTATTCTTAAAAACTACCCACACGCCTACCTCTCAATAGATACGTTTCGAGCCAGTGTTGCCTCAGAAGCAGTCAATGCCGGGGCTTGTATCATCAACGATATTTCGGGGGGCAACCTTGACCATCAGATGTTCGACACGGTAGCACGTTTACAAGTACCATACATATTGATGCACATGCGGGGTACTCCCCAAACAATGACCACCCTCAATGAATACGAACACTTGGTATCGGAGGTATTGCTCGACTTACAGCAAAAGGTAGCCAAACTCAAACAACTGGGTGTACACGATGTAATCATTGACCCAGGCTTTGGCTTTGCTAAGAACATCCCTCAAAACTTTCACTTGCTACAACACTTGCGTATGTTTCAGACGCTGGGTTTGCCCGTGCTGGCAGGTATTTCCCGCAAGTCTATGATCTATAAAACGTTGCAAAATTCAGCAGACGAGGCATTGTATGGCACCATTGCACTCCATACAGTAGCATTGCAAAATGGGGCAAATATTTTACGGGTACACGATGTAAAAGCGGCAAAAGATGCTATAGCGATGGTAGAGGCGCTGAACAGGTTTTGTTTGACCGAAAATGAATAG
- a CDS encoding BT_3928 family protein, which produces MKILNRTISFLVGALFIFSGLIKLNDPTGTEIKLHEYFEVFKSDPYLGNLGAFWEFLAPYSLWLAIILTVLEVVLGFNLLLHHRAKTTLRSLLALIVFFTFLTFYSWFFDKVKDCGCFGDAIPLTPFQSFMKDVILTVMIVWLLIQRHQITPMLSVRVGSVLSILATIGATVFGFYTVRHLPVKDFRAYKVGANLPANMKPKEKLKYGEELYIYKDLKEGKELKIKGTDYTKDWKKYSDTTQYKFVKLEKPLLNPEALPKITDFKVFSTDGTDFTTQVLQGTKMYIVIPDVYKIKNGQKVVVTEASAYVKIGALVKELRQNKIQPIVLTAAGAQDIEEFRHKVQLAVSYYFVDKKVLKTMIRANPGLMLLKDGTVKGKWHHNDTPKIEAVTQLLK; this is translated from the coding sequence ATGAAAATCCTGAATAGAACTATAAGCTTTTTGGTAGGTGCCCTTTTTATTTTTTCAGGGCTGATTAAACTCAATGACCCTACCGGAACCGAGATTAAACTACACGAGTATTTTGAAGTGTTCAAAAGTGATCCTTACCTTGGAAACCTGGGTGCTTTCTGGGAGTTTTTGGCACCCTACAGCCTTTGGCTTGCCATTATACTTACCGTGCTAGAGGTAGTGCTGGGTTTCAACTTGTTGTTACACCACCGTGCCAAAACTACACTAAGGTCGTTGTTGGCTTTGATTGTCTTTTTTACCTTCCTCACCTTTTATTCCTGGTTTTTCGACAAAGTAAAAGATTGTGGTTGCTTTGGCGATGCTATTCCACTGACTCCTTTCCAGTCATTTATGAAAGATGTCATACTTACCGTCATGATTGTGTGGTTATTGATCCAACGTCATCAAATTACCCCTATGTTATCGGTGAGGGTAGGGTCGGTGCTGTCTATACTTGCTACCATTGGAGCCACTGTATTTGGTTTTTATACGGTACGTCATCTTCCAGTGAAAGACTTCAGAGCTTATAAAGTAGGTGCCAATCTGCCTGCCAATATGAAACCCAAAGAAAAGCTTAAGTACGGCGAAGAATTATATATTTATAAAGATCTCAAGGAAGGCAAAGAGTTGAAGATCAAGGGGACAGACTATACCAAAGACTGGAAAAAATATTCGGATACTACCCAATACAAGTTTGTAAAACTGGAAAAACCCTTGCTCAACCCTGAAGCTTTGCCCAAAATCACCGATTTTAAGGTGTTCAGTACCGATGGAACAGACTTTACCACCCAAGTGTTGCAGGGCACCAAAATGTACATCGTGATTCCTGACGTATACAAGATCAAAAACGGACAAAAGGTAGTGGTAACTGAGGCAAGCGCGTATGTCAAAATAGGTGCATTGGTAAAAGAACTGCGTCAAAACAAAATTCAGCCTATAGTGCTTACTGCTGCCGGAGCTCAAGACATAGAAGAATTTAGACATAAGGTACAACTTGCCGTTAGTTATTATTTTGTAGATAAGAAGGTGCTCAAAACAATGATAAGGGCCAACCCTGGCTTGATGTTGTTGAAAGATGGTACCGTAAAAGGTAAATGGCATCACAACGACACCCCAAAAATAGAGGCAGTGACTCAGTTGCTGAAGTGA
- a CDS encoding ABC transporter permease has product MIGFILRRLGYGIMVVLGVVFVVFFLFHVLPGDPVGVLVGEHGSKEVRENITKDLGLNKSLPVQFAYYLNDLSPISVHTDNKAHQEKYKYFTLLPVGKRTLVVKYPYLRRSYRTNKKVSEILMENIGATLVLAVVSMFFATLIGIVFGIFAALNQNTFVDYSLVTISVLGISTPSFVMAITISVIFGYYLKDYTGLSHIGSLWETSIEGTTLKLKNLILPATTLALRPLAIIVQLTRSSMLDVMSQDYIRTARAKGLLFYRVVAKHALKNALNPVITAVSGWLASLMAGTFFIEYVFDWKGLGYTIIKAVEDRDLPIIMGTTIFIACIFVVINILVDILYSTIDPRIKLK; this is encoded by the coding sequence ATGATTGGTTTTATCTTACGACGACTTGGGTATGGGATAATGGTAGTGTTGGGGGTAGTCTTTGTCGTGTTCTTCTTGTTCCATGTGTTACCCGGCGACCCGGTAGGGGTGTTGGTAGGAGAGCATGGCTCTAAAGAAGTGCGTGAGAATATTACCAAAGACTTGGGGCTTAATAAAAGTTTGCCAGTGCAATTTGCCTATTACCTCAATGACCTCTCGCCTATATCGGTACATACCGACAATAAAGCACACCAGGAAAAGTATAAATATTTCACCTTATTGCCTGTCGGTAAGCGTACCCTGGTAGTCAAGTATCCTTACCTGAGGCGGTCGTATCGAACCAACAAAAAAGTGAGTGAAATACTGATGGAAAACATAGGCGCTACCTTGGTATTGGCGGTCGTTTCTATGTTTTTTGCTACCCTTATAGGCATTGTATTCGGTATTTTTGCCGCACTCAACCAAAATACTTTTGTAGATTACTCCTTGGTTACTATTTCAGTACTGGGAATTTCTACTCCATCTTTTGTCATGGCCATTACTATTTCGGTCATCTTTGGCTATTACCTCAAAGACTACACCGGGCTTTCGCATATTGGGTCGCTTTGGGAAACCTCTATTGAGGGTACCACTCTAAAGCTCAAAAACCTTATTTTGCCCGCCACTACACTGGCACTTCGTCCGTTGGCCATCATAGTACAACTCACCCGAAGCTCTATGCTGGATGTTATGTCGCAAGACTACATAAGAACTGCTCGTGCCAAGGGTTTGCTCTTTTACAGAGTGGTGGCAAAACATGCCCTCAAAAATGCATTGAATCCAGTAATTACAGCAGTGTCAGGCTGGTTGGCTTCACTGATGGCAGGTACATTTTTTATTGAATATGTGTTTGACTGGAAAGGCTTGGGGTATACCATTATCAAGGCGGTAGAAGACCGCGACTTACCCATTATTATGGGAACCACCATTTTTATTGCCTGTATTTTTGTTGTGATCAACATTCTGGTAGACATTCTCTACTCTACCATTGACCCACGAATTAAGCTGAAGTAG
- a CDS encoding threonine aldolase family protein — protein MIDLRSDTITKPTPPMLEAMWGATVGDDVYDEDMTVNQLQQKAADMFGMEAALFCPSGTMTNQIAMRVLTQPQDEIICYNGAHIYKYEGGGLAYNSQVSTRLIHSQNGILHPADVSNNVNDDNIHYPTTSVVALENSVNRAGGTCYTLDQIKAVTTAARQHQLKTHLDGARVFNALVSTGDKAQDYGQYFDTISICLSKGLGCPVGSLVLSSHELIKKAKRSRKVLGGAMRQVGYMAAAGIYALDNHVARLSNDHQRAQTIAQHLTTKSYVLNLIPVQTNIVLFDLPNHDTVERLLAHLKNHGILAGMMDKLTMRFVTHLDFDDDQLEQFLKVLDLF, from the coding sequence ATGATAGATTTAAGAAGCGACACCATAACTAAACCTACTCCACCTATGCTTGAGGCAATGTGGGGAGCAACAGTAGGCGACGATGTGTACGACGAAGATATGACCGTAAACCAGTTGCAACAAAAAGCAGCTGACATGTTTGGCATGGAAGCCGCTCTTTTTTGTCCTTCTGGTACAATGACCAACCAAATAGCCATGCGGGTTTTGACCCAACCACAAGACGAAATTATTTGTTACAATGGGGCACATATTTATAAATATGAAGGAGGCGGACTGGCGTATAATTCGCAAGTAAGTACCCGCCTCATACACTCGCAAAATGGCATATTGCACCCTGCCGATGTGTCAAACAATGTAAACGATGACAACATTCACTACCCAACCACAAGTGTAGTGGCGCTCGAAAACTCGGTAAACCGGGCAGGTGGCACTTGTTATACCCTAGACCAGATCAAGGCTGTAACTACTGCTGCCCGCCAACACCAACTAAAAACGCATCTGGATGGGGCAAGAGTATTCAATGCCTTAGTATCTACTGGCGACAAAGCTCAAGACTATGGGCAGTATTTTGACACCATTTCTATTTGTTTGTCAAAGGGGCTAGGGTGTCCGGTAGGCTCGCTGGTGCTGAGTAGTCATGAGTTGATCAAAAAAGCCAAGCGCAGCCGCAAAGTATTGGGTGGAGCTATGCGCCAAGTGGGGTATATGGCAGCAGCGGGCATTTATGCCCTTGACAATCACGTGGCACGCCTCAGCAACGACCACCAACGGGCACAAACCATTGCCCAACACCTGACCACTAAAAGTTATGTGCTAAACCTGATACCTGTCCAAACCAACATTGTATTGTTTGATTTGCCCAACCACGATACGGTAGAGCGTTTGCTGGCTCACCTTAAAAACCACGGAATTCTTGCTGGAATGATGGACAAACTCACCATGCGTTTTGTAACTCACCTCGACTTTGACGATGATCAGCTGGAGCAGTTTCTGAAAGTGTTGGACTTGTTTTGA
- a CDS encoding leucine-rich repeat domain-containing protein, giving the protein MINDRKSFILILSFLGIIVFSANAQKEKPKPFEYAKLFTEKELKTKRLYANLGASTIKQYKEVFKLRLRSMGGFHGKIDAIPSFVDTLKNLQYLYVRGEALTTLPLSMEACKNMQFLHLSSNRFTEIPQVIFTFKHLKLLDLRANSFKEIPFDIGNFSELEYLYLGQNSALTLLQLDAMKKLTKLKNLDLTGTNIPLRQAKEIQKLLPNCKVLHD; this is encoded by the coding sequence ATGATAAACGATCGTAAGTCATTCATTCTGATATTGAGCTTTTTGGGCATCATTGTTTTTTCGGCCAATGCCCAAAAAGAAAAACCCAAACCATTTGAATACGCAAAACTCTTTACCGAAAAAGAGTTGAAAACCAAGCGACTTTACGCTAATTTGGGAGCAAGTACTATTAAACAATATAAAGAAGTTTTTAAACTAAGACTTCGAAGTATGGGTGGTTTTCATGGCAAAATAGATGCTATTCCATCATTTGTTGATACGCTCAAAAACCTTCAGTACTTGTATGTGCGCGGAGAAGCACTGACCACCTTGCCATTGTCAATGGAAGCCTGCAAAAATATGCAGTTTTTACATTTGAGCAGTAATAGATTTACTGAAATACCCCAGGTTATTTTTACTTTCAAACATTTGAAGTTATTGGATTTGCGCGCCAACAGTTTCAAGGAGATTCCTTTTGATATAGGCAACTTTTCCGAGCTTGAGTACTTGTATTTAGGGCAAAACTCTGCGCTTACGTTATTACAATTAGATGCAATGAAAAAACTAACCAAGCTCAAAAATCTTGACCTTACGGGTACCAACATCCCTCTGCGCCAAGCTAAAGAAATTCAAAAATTGCTGCCCAATTGTAAAGTATTGCATGATTGA
- a CDS encoding FecR family protein, with translation MEDWDELLARYFSGETTANEQEKAEAWLKKHPQEGQILKKAWEVNTVPTFAPDVNLAWSQVQSKITPVHHKENKLRNFNLRWAVAAVLVLAVGLAWWMLTDKDTDSWLTKEVQSKQTTPLLLSDGTKVWLNQQTKLRYPSSFDAAQREVFLEGEAFFEVKPNTQKPFVVHAAKTTTQVLGTSFNVKSPANEANIAVTVTSGKVAFFANAYPDKRLVLNKNQQGVFTNATQALTKNPRYDANLLAWKTGILRFERASLAEVAAVLSKYYNKTIKIENKTLRNCVLTTTLEKLSLKEAIEVIALTLNIEYTIATQQVVLKGKACK, from the coding sequence ATGGAGGATTGGGATGAGTTATTAGCGAGGTATTTTTCGGGGGAAACCACCGCTAATGAGCAAGAGAAAGCAGAAGCCTGGCTAAAAAAACACCCACAAGAAGGGCAAATACTGAAAAAAGCCTGGGAGGTGAATACAGTACCTACATTTGCCCCAGACGTAAACCTTGCCTGGAGCCAGGTGCAAAGCAAAATTACTCCTGTTCATCATAAAGAAAACAAGCTAAGAAACTTCAACCTGCGTTGGGCAGTTGCGGCGGTGTTGGTGTTGGCAGTAGGGCTTGCCTGGTGGATGTTGACAGACAAAGATACGGATAGTTGGCTTACCAAAGAGGTACAAAGTAAGCAAACCACTCCTTTGCTATTAAGCGATGGTACCAAGGTATGGCTCAATCAACAAACCAAACTGCGTTATCCTTCGTCTTTTGACGCTGCTCAGCGCGAAGTATTTCTTGAGGGTGAAGCCTTTTTTGAGGTAAAGCCCAACACACAAAAACCTTTTGTGGTACATGCAGCAAAAACTACTACTCAGGTATTGGGAACGTCATTTAATGTAAAATCACCTGCCAACGAAGCCAACATAGCGGTAACGGTCACTTCGGGTAAGGTGGCTTTTTTTGCCAATGCTTACCCTGATAAACGACTAGTGTTGAATAAAAACCAACAAGGAGTATTTACCAATGCTACCCAGGCTTTGACAAAAAATCCCCGCTATGATGCCAACTTACTTGCTTGGAAAACAGGCATATTGCGTTTTGAGCGGGCTTCTTTGGCAGAAGTAGCCGCAGTATTGAGTAAATACTATAACAAAACTATTAAAATAGAGAATAAAACACTCCGCAATTGCGTATTGACTACCACGCTTGAGAAGTTGTCGTTAAAAGAGGCCATAGAAGTGATAGCCCTCACCCTTAATATTGAATATACCATCGCAACGCAGCAAGTTGTATTGAAAGGAAAAGCTTGTAAATAG